The sequence AAGCCCTAAAAATGTGGACACAACGCCAACAGTCACTGAGATCAAAAGCATCGCATAAAAATTCCTTGTCAAAAGGTGAGCTGTTGCTCCGGGAATTACAAGGAGGGCTGAGACAAGGATGATACCGACTACTTTCATGGAAACTACAATAGTTACTGCCATTGAAAGCATAAAGACGGAGTTGACAAAATTAGTAGATATGCCGCTCACCTTAGCCAGCTCCTCATTGAAGGTTATGAAGAGCAGCTCTTTCAAGATTGCAACCAATTGAAAAAGGACAACAACAGTCATTACAGCCATTATGATAAGTTCTTCCCTGGAGATTGCAAGAATATTGCCGAAAAGATAACCAAACAGGTCAACGTTATATTTTTTAGAAAGTCCGATCAGTAAGATACCGAGGGCCATTGAGGTTGCAAAAAATATTCCGATTAATGTCTCCTCAGGTAATTTCCCCTTTCTGCTCAACATCTCTATTGCCCACGCTACAGTTATA comes from Nitrospirota bacterium and encodes:
- a CDS encoding metal ABC transporter permease; this encodes MIAELLSYSFMQKAMVAGILVSLLCGVISVFVVLKKVSFMGAGISHAAFGGIALGVFADVNPLIMAAIYTITVAWAIEMLSRKGKLPEETLIGIFFATSMALGILLIGLSKKYNVDLFGYLFGNILAISREELIIMAVMTVVVLFQLVAILKELLFITFNEELAKVSGISTNFVNSVFMLSMAVTIVVSMKVVGIILVSALLVIPGATAHLLTRNFYAMLLISVTVGVVSTFLGLFISYAFDLAPGGAIVIVAACIFAVAFLLRRG